One Capra hircus breed San Clemente chromosome 27, ASM170441v1, whole genome shotgun sequence DNA window includes the following coding sequences:
- the PPP2CB gene encoding serine/threonine-protein phosphatase 2A catalytic subunit beta isoform: MDDKAFTKDLDQWVEQLNECKQLNENQVRTLCEKAKEILTKESNVQEVRCPVTVCGDVHGQFHDLMELFRIGGKSPDTNYLFMGDYVDRGYYSVETVTLLVALKVRYPERITILRGNHESRQITQVYGFYDECLRKYGNANVWKYFTDLFDYLPLTALVDGQIFCLHGGLSPSIDTLDHIRALDRLQEVPHEGPMCDLLWSDPDDRGGWGISPRGAGYTFGQDISETFNHANGLTLVSRAHQLVMEGYNWCHDRNVVTIFSAPNYCYRCGNQAAIMELDDTLKYSFLQFDPAPRRGEPHVTRRTPDYFL; the protein is encoded by the exons ATGGACGACAAGGCGTTCACTAAGGACCTGGACCAGTGGGTCGAGCAGCTGAATGAGTGTAAACAGCTTAACGAGAACCAAGTCCGGACGCTGTGTGAAAAG GCTAAGGAAATTTTAACAAAAGAATCAAATGTGCAAGAGGTCCGTTGTCCTGTCACCGTCTGTGGAGATGTGCATGGTCAATTCCATGATCTTATGGAGCTCTTCAGAATTGGTGGGAAGTCACCAGATACAAACTATCTGTTCATGGGTGACTATGTAGACAGAGGTTATTATTCTGTGGAGACGGTAACTCTTCTTGTGGCATTAAAG GTGCGTTATCCAGAACGCATTACAATACTGAGAGGAAACCACGAAAGCCGACAAATCACCCAAGTATATGGCTTTTATGATGAATGTCTGCGAAAGTATGGAAATGCCaatgtttggaaatattttacaGATCTCTTTGATTATCTGCCACTTACAGCTTTAGTAGATGGACAG ATATTCTGCCTCCACGGTGGCCTCTCTCCATCCATAGATACACTGGATCATATACGAGCCCTGGATCGTTTACAAGAAGTTCCACATGAG GGCCCAATGTGTGATCTCTTATGGTCGGACCCAGATGATCGTGGTGGGTGGGGTATTTCACCACGTGGTGCTGGCTACACATTTGGACAAGATATTTCTGAAACGTTTAACCATGCTAATGGTCTCACACTGGTTTCTCGCGCTCACCAACTTGTAATGGAG GGATACAATTGGTGTCATGATCGGAACGTGGTTACCATTTTCAGTGCACCCAATTACTGTTATCGTTGTGGAAACCAGGCTGCTATCATGGAATTAGATGACACTTTGAAATATTCCTT CCTTCAATTTGACCCAGCACCTCGTCGTGGAGAGCCTCATGTGACCCGGCGCACCCCAGACTACTTCCTGTAA